TACCGGGAGGCCGGCGAGAAGTTGATCGCGTTGGCGGGCAACGTTGACAATCGTTGCACAGTAAATGATTTCACGATTCCCGTCCCTGACGGTACGATCTCGGCGCGTTGTTACCGACCACCGGTGGCCAGACCGACGCTGCCGGGCGTGGTCTATCTGCACGGCGGGGCGTTCGTACGCGGAAGCCTCGACACCCACGATCGGCTGTGCCGAAAACTCTGCGTCCGGGGCGAACTCATCGTAGTTTCCGTGGCCTACCGCCTGGCACCAGAAGATCGGTTTCCCGGTGCCCACCACGACGCCGCCGATGCCTTTGCCTGGGTGAGTGAGCATGCCGGTGAGCTGGGCATCGACGTCGAATCCCTTGCGGTCGCAGGTGATTCCTCCGGGGGTGCACTGGCGGCGAGCGTTGCGCTTACCTCGCGAGAACAAGGCCCTGCGGTCAAGGCCCAAGGTCTGCTGTGCCCTGCACTCGATGCCACCATGAGCAGTGACTCGG
The genomic region above belongs to Mycolicibacterium sp. HK-90 and contains:
- a CDS encoding alpha/beta hydrolase, which encodes MTGLHTQVQLLLQSLSERPAPQPWEMPIAAYREAGEKLIALAGNVDNRCTVNDFTIPVPDGTISARCYRPPVARPTLPGVVYLHGGAFVRGSLDTHDRLCRKLCVRGELIVVSVAYRLAPEDRFPGAHHDAADAFAWVSEHAGELGIDVESLAVAGDSSGGALAASVALTSREQGPAVKAQGLLCPALDATMSSDSVERYKDGPFLTRAALEWAYDMYVPEIDDRRSSLASPLLTRHLVGAPPAVIVSAQIDPVADDAHRYADRLAAAGVKVQAHEYDGMPHSFPLLAGVLDDGDHAITVFARELAALLD